From Haemorhous mexicanus isolate bHaeMex1 chromosome 1, bHaeMex1.pri, whole genome shotgun sequence, one genomic window encodes:
- the LOC132334318 gene encoding feather beta keratin-like, protein MACYNRCSPCGPTPLANSCNEPCALQCQDSHVIINPSPVLVTLPGPIMTSFPQNTAVGSTSSAALGTELNAQGQPISGGFGFGGFGYGLGGLGCYGRRGGYIC, encoded by the coding sequence ATGGCCTGCTACAACCGCTGCAGTCCCTGCGGACCCACCCCGCTGGCCAACAGCTGCAacgagccctgtgccctgcaatgcCAGGATTCCCACGTCATCATCaacccttcccctgtgctggtcaccctgccaggacccatcatgacctccttcccccagaacacCGCCGTCGGATCCACCTCCTccgctgctctgggcactgagctcaatgcccagggacagcccatctCTGGTGGATTTGGCTTTGGTGGCTTTGGCTACGGCCTGGGAGGCCTGGGCTGCTATGGCAGAAGAGGCGGCTACATCTGCTAA
- the LOC132334385 gene encoding feather beta keratin-like encodes MACNSLCRPCGPTPLANSCNEPCALQCQDSHVIINPSPVQVTLPGPIMTSFPQNTAVGSTSSAALGTELNAQGQPISGGFGFGGFGYGLGGLGCYGRRGGYIC; translated from the coding sequence ATGGCCTGCAACAGCCTCTGCCGTCCCTGCGGACCCACCCCGCTGGCCAACAGCTGCAacgagccctgtgccctgcaatgcCAGGATTCCCACGTCATCATCAACCCTTCCCCTGTGCAggtcaccctgccaggacccatcatgacctccttcccccagaacacCGCCGTCGGATCCACCTCCTccgctgctctgggcactgaactcaatgcccagggacagcccatctCTGGTGGATTTGGCTTTGGTGGCTTTGGCTATGGCCTGGGAGGCCTGGGCTGCTATGGCAGGAGGGGCGGCTACATCTGCTAA
- the LOC132334449 gene encoding feather beta keratin-like — protein MPQGHGTRLSHPSRTSIKAGPKPLSLTHFSSSLLLLHLQTTGTLHTTPMACYNRCSPCGPTPLANSCNEPCALQCQDSHVIINPSPVQVTLPGPIMTSFPQNTAVGSTSSAALGTELNAQGQPISGGFGFGGFGYGLGGLGCYGRRGGYIC, from the exons ATGCCCCAAGGCCATGGGACGAGGCTGTCCCACCCCTCCAGAACCAGCATAAAAGCCGGCCCAAAGCCTCTCTCCCTCACACACTTCTCCTCaagccttctcctcctgcacctGCAGACTA CAGGCACCCTCCACACCACACCCATGGCCTGCTACAACCGCTGCAGTCCCTGCGGACCCACCCCGCTGGCCAACAGCTGCAacgagccctgtgccctgcaatgcCAGGATTCCCACGTCATCATCAACCCTTCCCCTGTGCAggtcaccctgccaggacccatcatgacctccttcccccagaacacCGCCGTCGGATccacctcctctgctgctctgggcactgaactcaatgcccagggacagcccatctCTGGTGGATTTGGCTTTGGTGGCTTTGGCTACGGCCTGGGAGGCCTGGGCTGCTATGGCAGAAGGGGCGGCTACATCTGCTAA